One genomic window of Luteitalea pratensis includes the following:
- a CDS encoding ankyrin repeat domain-containing protein, which translates to MLPALIRPIELRPGATRELPDGTRVPSDDVYAMFEAARVGDLERVRALVADVPGLATVEYNYTPPIHFAVREGHAGIVQFLLAHGADPAYRSYPFQESLLQFAEDRGHSDVAAILRDPLSRRFPLAPGTAPLIEAARKGDLEAVRAELARDPDLAHVSNETGDTPLLQAAHKGHLDVVLALLAAGANPDATRADGTRPIHATLMPDWRSRVPEDRKAAIADALLARGVRYTMLVAALRGDITWMRQELARDRSSTFAKAAADTLANDEDTCHQRPLSAAAGRNDMEMVRLLLEHGADPNLPEEGAPRGQALFRAVLHRHEAIVPLLLAHGADPNAMVESGGTPMEHARHDPAMLALLKAHGGVVPDDERNHLERLIEANDLDALEREILANPRLATFDDASWGDGVLAGPAHSGNHALIALLIKLGARVPLMSKWAPYYYFKHEATAAFLLDHGMDPNHMNWHRLTLLHHMAAEGELGKARLLVDHGAAIDAIDEEYQSTPLGLAARRGQRILVEFLLTRGAHPQAAGASWATPLSWARRYGHGDIADVLLAAGATS; encoded by the coding sequence GTGCTGCCTGCGCTGATCCGGCCGATCGAGCTGCGGCCGGGAGCGACCCGCGAACTCCCGGATGGCACGCGCGTGCCATCCGACGACGTCTACGCGATGTTCGAGGCCGCGCGGGTCGGTGATCTCGAGCGCGTACGCGCGCTGGTTGCCGACGTGCCCGGCCTTGCGACGGTCGAGTACAACTACACACCGCCGATCCATTTCGCGGTGCGCGAGGGGCATGCGGGCATCGTCCAGTTCCTGCTCGCGCACGGCGCCGACCCCGCGTATCGCAGTTACCCCTTCCAGGAGTCGCTGCTGCAGTTTGCCGAGGACCGCGGTCACTCGGACGTGGCGGCGATCCTGCGCGACCCGCTCTCGCGCCGCTTTCCACTGGCGCCGGGAACGGCACCGCTGATCGAGGCGGCTCGCAAGGGCGACCTCGAGGCAGTGCGTGCGGAACTGGCTCGCGATCCCGACCTCGCGCACGTGTCCAATGAGACCGGCGACACGCCGCTGTTGCAGGCGGCGCACAAGGGGCACCTGGACGTCGTTCTCGCGCTGCTCGCTGCCGGGGCCAATCCGGATGCCACGCGCGCCGACGGCACCCGTCCGATCCATGCCACGTTGATGCCGGACTGGCGCAGCCGCGTCCCGGAGGATCGGAAGGCGGCCATCGCCGATGCGCTGCTGGCGCGCGGCGTGCGCTACACCATGCTGGTCGCTGCCCTGCGTGGCGACATCACCTGGATGCGTCAGGAGCTGGCGCGCGATCGATCGTCCACCTTCGCCAAGGCTGCGGCGGACACGCTCGCGAACGATGAGGACACCTGCCATCAGCGGCCGCTGTCGGCGGCCGCCGGCAGAAACGACATGGAGATGGTGCGGCTGCTCCTCGAGCACGGCGCCGACCCGAACCTGCCCGAAGAAGGTGCTCCCCGCGGCCAGGCCCTGTTCCGCGCGGTCCTGCATCGTCACGAGGCGATCGTGCCGCTGCTGCTCGCGCATGGCGCCGATCCCAACGCGATGGTCGAGTCGGGCGGCACGCCCATGGAACATGCGCGGCACGATCCTGCGATGCTCGCGCTGCTGAAGGCCCACGGCGGCGTGGTGCCCGACGACGAACGGAACCACCTGGAGCGGCTCATCGAGGCCAACGATCTCGACGCCCTCGAGCGCGAGATCCTGGCCAACCCCAGGCTGGCCACCTTCGACGATGCGTCATGGGGCGATGGTGTCCTCGCCGGCCCTGCGCACTCGGGCAACCATGCGCTGATCGCGTTGCTGATCAAACTGGGCGCGCGCGTGCCCCTCATGTCGAAGTGGGCGCCGTACTACTACTTCAAGCACGAGGCGACGGCCGCATTCCTGCTCGATCACGGGATGGATCCGAACCACATGAACTGGCACCGGCTGACGCTGCTGCATCACATGGCGGCCGAAGGCGAGCTGGGGAAGGCGCGCCTGCTGGTGGATCACGGCGCCGCCATCGATGCGATCGACGAGGAGTACCAGTCGACGCCGCTGGGCCTCGCGGCACGCCGGGGCCAGCGCATACTGGTCGAATTCCTGCTGACGCGCGGCGCACATCCTCAGGCGGCGGGAGCGTCGTGGGCCACGCCGTTGTCGTGGGCGCGCCGCTACGGCCATGGCGACATCGCCGACGTGCTGCTGGCCGCCGGCGCGACGTCCTGA
- a CDS encoding dihydrofolate reductase family protein, whose protein sequence is MRRIAVFDNVSLDGYFTDANGDMSWAHKHDEEWNAFASSNAGGDGALLFGRVTYDMMAAFWPTPQAAQMLPAVAAGMNAMPKYVCSRSLDRADWQNTTLLKGDLVTEITRLRAQPGPDLVILGSGSIVSQLAEARLIDEYQLVVCPVVLGRGRTLFETVQARQPLTLTRSRAFANGNVVLWYHPA, encoded by the coding sequence ATGCGCAGGATCGCGGTCTTCGACAACGTCTCGCTGGACGGATACTTCACCGACGCCAACGGCGACATGAGCTGGGCGCACAAGCACGACGAGGAGTGGAATGCCTTCGCGAGCAGCAACGCGGGGGGCGACGGTGCGCTGCTGTTCGGCAGGGTGACCTACGACATGATGGCGGCGTTCTGGCCGACACCTCAGGCGGCGCAGATGCTCCCCGCCGTTGCCGCGGGGATGAACGCGATGCCGAAGTACGTCTGCTCGCGTTCGCTCGACCGCGCCGACTGGCAGAACACGACGCTGCTGAAGGGCGACCTGGTGACCGAGATCACGCGCCTGCGTGCGCAGCCCGGACCGGACCTGGTCATCCTCGGCAGCGGCAGCATCGTCTCCCAGCTCGCGGAGGCTCGACTGATCGATGAGTACCAGCTGGTGGTGTGCCCAGTCGTGCTCGGCAGGGGACGCACGTTGTTCGAGACCGTGCAGGCCCGGCAACCGCTCACGTTGACGCGGTCGCGCGCCTTCGCCAACGGCAACGTCGTGCTTTGGTACCATCCGGCCTGA
- a CDS encoding Nif3-like dinuclear metal center hexameric protein, with translation MWTRREFLGSAGAFALAGSAHRAEPTAAEVVERIKSRVGIPWMAETVDRIVAGRPETPVRGIATTMMATFAVLQRAAREGRNLVITHEPTFYSHQDVVAPLASDPTYKAKADFIAKHDMVVFHFHDHWHRMQPDGIATGMARALGWEAHVESASPPRFALPPTTLERLVADMKAKLKVRSMRVVGERGQRVSRVAASWGYASLMPRLIEVAASPDVDVIVVGETREWELVEYVQDQIAAGQPKALIVINHVVSEQAGMAYCAEWLRPIVPEAPVTFIAADEPFW, from the coding sequence ATGTGGACACGACGCGAGTTCCTCGGGTCTGCGGGCGCGTTCGCGCTCGCCGGCAGTGCCCATCGCGCCGAACCGACGGCAGCGGAAGTCGTCGAGCGGATCAAGTCCCGTGTCGGCATTCCGTGGATGGCCGAAACCGTCGACCGCATCGTGGCTGGACGGCCCGAGACGCCCGTGCGGGGCATCGCCACGACGATGATGGCCACCTTCGCGGTGCTGCAACGAGCCGCACGCGAGGGGCGGAACCTGGTGATCACGCACGAGCCCACGTTCTATTCGCACCAGGACGTGGTCGCGCCGCTCGCGTCGGACCCGACGTACAAGGCCAAGGCGGACTTCATCGCGAAGCACGACATGGTGGTCTTCCACTTCCACGATCACTGGCACCGCATGCAGCCGGACGGCATCGCGACCGGCATGGCGAGAGCGCTCGGATGGGAGGCCCACGTCGAGAGCGCCTCCCCACCGCGGTTTGCGCTGCCGCCGACGACGCTCGAACGGCTGGTCGCGGACATGAAGGCGAAGCTGAAGGTACGGTCGATGCGTGTCGTGGGCGAGCGCGGCCAGCGCGTGAGCCGTGTCGCCGCGAGCTGGGGGTACGCGAGCCTGATGCCCCGGCTGATCGAGGTCGCGGCCAGCCCGGACGTCGATGTGATCGTGGTGGGCGAGACCCGCGAGTGGGAACTGGTCGAGTACGTGCAGGACCAGATTGCCGCGGGGCAGCCGAAGGCGTTGATCGTCATCAACCACGTGGTCTCCGAGCAGGCCGGGATGGCGTACTGCGCCGAGTGGCTCCGGCCCATCGTCCCCGAGGCGCCGGTGACGTTCATCGCCGCGGACGAACCCTTCTGGTGA
- a CDS encoding RNB domain-containing ribonuclease: MEQDAVDLVGLARIAMRERGLEPEFPPEVLAQVARLDGPVADASLADLRHLAWCSIDNDDSRDLDQLSVAEGTSRGTRVRVAIADVDAFVPHGTPVDQHAGINTTSVYTPMHVFPMLPERLSTDLTSLNPDADRIAVVLAFDVDAEGTVSGGTVERALVRNQARLSYDDVAAWLEARAPAPRPITSREGMADQVRLQDEAAAWLRVRRYRDGALDFQSTEARAVVADGHVVGLKKEEKNRARALIEDFMIAVNGVSARFLEERGVPSIRRVVRTPKRWDRLQVIAQDAGERLPDEPEPAALSAFLARRRAADPDGYGVLSLAVLKLLGRGEYVLTRPGDANAGHFGLAVHEYVHSTAPNRRYPDLVTQRLLKAAVIDAALPYTDEALDVLARHCTRQEDAADKVERQMRKAATALVLSSRVGEEFDGIVTGASSTATWVRTFDPPAEGRIVRGTAGLDVGERVRVQLTGTDVARGFLDFVPVARQATG; this comes from the coding sequence ATGGAACAGGACGCCGTCGATCTGGTGGGGCTTGCGCGCATCGCGATGCGCGAGCGCGGCCTCGAACCCGAGTTCCCGCCGGAAGTGCTCGCGCAGGTCGCGCGGCTCGACGGTCCGGTGGCCGACGCGTCGCTGGCCGACCTGCGTCACCTCGCCTGGTGCTCGATCGACAACGACGACTCGCGTGACCTCGACCAGCTCTCGGTCGCGGAAGGAACATCGAGGGGCACGCGGGTGCGCGTGGCCATCGCCGACGTCGATGCGTTCGTGCCGCATGGCACGCCAGTGGACCAACACGCCGGTATCAACACCACGTCGGTCTACACGCCGATGCATGTCTTCCCGATGCTTCCCGAGCGGCTCTCGACCGACCTCACGTCGCTCAATCCCGACGCGGATCGCATCGCGGTCGTGTTGGCCTTCGACGTCGACGCCGAAGGTACGGTGAGCGGTGGCACCGTTGAACGGGCACTGGTGCGCAACCAGGCCCGCCTGTCGTACGACGACGTCGCCGCGTGGCTCGAGGCACGCGCCCCGGCTCCGCGGCCGATCACGTCGCGCGAGGGCATGGCCGACCAAGTGCGATTGCAGGACGAGGCGGCTGCATGGTTGCGCGTGCGGCGGTACAGGGACGGCGCGCTCGACTTCCAGAGCACTGAAGCCCGTGCCGTCGTCGCCGACGGGCACGTCGTCGGCCTGAAGAAGGAGGAGAAGAACCGCGCCCGGGCGTTGATCGAAGACTTCATGATCGCGGTCAACGGCGTGTCGGCGCGTTTCCTCGAGGAGCGCGGCGTGCCCTCGATCAGGCGCGTGGTGCGGACCCCCAAGCGCTGGGATCGCCTGCAGGTCATTGCCCAGGACGCGGGCGAACGCCTGCCGGACGAGCCCGAGCCCGCCGCACTTTCGGCGTTCCTGGCCAGGCGGCGCGCCGCCGACCCTGACGGCTACGGCGTGCTGTCGCTCGCAGTGCTCAAGCTGCTCGGCCGGGGGGAGTACGTGCTCACGCGACCTGGCGACGCCAACGCCGGCCACTTCGGGCTCGCGGTGCACGAGTACGTGCACTCCACCGCTCCCAACCGGCGCTATCCCGATCTGGTCACGCAGCGGTTGCTGAAAGCCGCGGTCATTGACGCCGCACTGCCGTACACGGACGAGGCCCTCGACGTGCTGGCCCGGCACTGCACGCGCCAGGAAGACGCAGCCGACAAGGTCGAGCGACAGATGCGCAAGGCGGCAACCGCCCTCGTGCTGTCCTCACGCGTCGGCGAAGAGTTCGACGGCATCGTCACCGGTGCGTCGAGCACGGCGACATGGGTGCGGACATTCGACCCGCCGGCCGAAGGGCGGATCGTCCGCGGCACGGCCGGCCTCGACGTCGGTGAGCGCGTGCGCGTGCAGCTGACCGGCACGGATGTGGCGCGTGGGTTCCTCGACTTCGTGCCGGTGGCCCGGCAAGCTACTGGGTGA
- a CDS encoding fibrobacter succinogenes major paralogous domain-containing protein — protein MRVSVVVVAIALGSAGVASPMQQTPDARGVASARASARGMPDGRQWTTENLNVDAEPSFCYENAEAHCRRYGRLYTWESAQRACRALGSGWRLPTVDEWRQLASHYGGVRGDSDDGGRAAYEALGAGGRSGFNALLGGGRDAASGLYARLDAHGFYWTASASGPDRAWFYNFGKGSGALNRHDGGETQRAFSVRCVNGD, from the coding sequence ATGCGCGTCTCGGTCGTCGTCGTGGCGATCGCACTCGGGTCTGCCGGTGTCGCGTCCCCGATGCAGCAAACACCGGATGCACGTGGCGTGGCCTCTGCGAGGGCCTCGGCAAGAGGGATGCCGGATGGCAGGCAGTGGACGACGGAGAACCTGAACGTCGACGCGGAGCCGTCCTTCTGTTACGAGAATGCGGAAGCGCACTGCCGTCGGTACGGCCGGTTGTACACCTGGGAGTCCGCGCAGCGGGCGTGCCGGGCACTCGGATCGGGATGGCGACTGCCGACCGTCGACGAATGGCGGCAACTGGCCAGCCACTACGGTGGGGTCCGGGGCGACTCGGACGACGGGGGACGGGCGGCGTACGAGGCGCTTGGCGCCGGTGGCCGCTCGGGGTTCAACGCACTGCTGGGCGGCGGCCGCGATGCCGCAAGCGGCCTGTACGCGCGCCTGGATGCCCATGGCTTCTACTGGACGGCATCGGCCAGTGGTCCCGACCGGGCATGGTTCTACAACTTTGGCAAGGGCTCAGGCGCGCTCAACCGTCATGACGGCGGCGAGACGCAGAGGGCCTTTTCGGTCCGCTGCGTGAACGGTGACTGA
- a CDS encoding YdeI/OmpD-associated family protein — protein sequence MAPTNPDPSRIQRFPTGRTFEAWMRANHDREPEIWLAIYRKGTGLPTVTLAEALDVALCWGWIDGIRKSLDAQSFLQRYTPRRSRSLWSQINRDHIARLTAAGRMTPHGQRQVDLARADGRWDAAYAPVREASMASIPADLRAAIDANPKARRTFATLGRMNLFALAFRTNAMKTPAGRARKIAVLVDMLARGETIVPERPRRDAPPVAKPATKRQRS from the coding sequence GTGGCGCCGACCAATCCCGACCCTTCACGTATTCAGCGCTTCCCCACCGGCCGGACCTTCGAGGCCTGGATGCGTGCCAACCACGACCGCGAGCCCGAGATCTGGCTCGCCATCTACAGGAAGGGAACCGGGCTGCCGACGGTGACGCTGGCGGAGGCCCTGGATGTGGCGCTGTGCTGGGGGTGGATCGACGGCATCCGCAAGTCACTCGACGCGCAGTCGTTCCTGCAGCGCTACACACCGCGCCGGTCACGCAGCCTGTGGAGCCAGATCAATCGCGATCACATCGCCCGGCTGACCGCGGCCGGTCGGATGACGCCGCACGGGCAGCGGCAGGTGGACCTCGCCAGGGCTGACGGCCGCTGGGACGCCGCGTACGCACCGGTTCGCGAGGCGAGCATGGCGAGCATTCCCGCCGACCTGCGCGCCGCGATCGATGCCAATCCGAAGGCGCGCCGGACCTTCGCCACCCTGGGGCGCATGAACCTGTTCGCGTTGGCGTTCCGGACCAACGCGATGAAGACGCCCGCCGGGCGGGCCCGCAAGATCGCCGTTCTCGTCGACATGCTCGCGCGCGGCGAGACCATCGTCCCCGAGCGGCCGCGACGCGACGCGCCACCGGTCGCCAAGCCGGCGACGAAGCGGCAGCGGTCCTGA
- the msrB gene encoding peptide-methionine (R)-S-oxide reductase MsrB: MLTWKDVLDRAQKGNPPAPQRVERSDGEWKTRLTPEQYHVTRQHGTERAFSSAMCSRFEPGRYACICCGTLLFDGTSKFESGTGWPSFGQPSAHDVVAYTADNSYGMVRIEATCSVCDAHLGHVFPDGPAPSGLRYCMNAVSLEKLSVDDEAPAADH, from the coding sequence GTGTTGACCTGGAAAGACGTGCTGGACCGGGCCCAGAAGGGCAACCCGCCGGCGCCGCAGCGCGTCGAGCGCAGTGACGGGGAGTGGAAGACACGGCTCACGCCGGAGCAGTACCACGTCACCCGGCAGCACGGAACCGAGCGCGCGTTCAGTTCGGCGATGTGCAGCCGCTTCGAGCCGGGCCGATACGCGTGCATCTGCTGCGGCACGCTGCTCTTCGATGGCACGAGCAAGTTCGAGTCGGGCACAGGGTGGCCCTCGTTCGGTCAGCCGTCCGCGCACGACGTGGTCGCCTATACCGCCGACAACTCGTACGGCATGGTTCGCATCGAGGCCACCTGCAGTGTGTGTGATGCGCACCTCGGGCACGTGTTCCCCGATGGTCCAGCCCCGAGCGGACTGCGGTACTGCATGAACGCGGTGTCGCTCGAGAAGCTCTCGGTCGACGACGAGGCTCCAGCCGCCGATCACTGA
- the yhbY gene encoding ribosome assembly RNA-binding protein YhbY, translating into MTDMPDPVSPRPAPSLTTRERAALKARAHALEPVVRVGHAGVTDAMVAEIDRALEAHELIKVKIGEGDRDARVAHAEAISVRTGAAVVQRVGRVLILWRPRPELMPHA; encoded by the coding sequence ATGACCGACATGCCCGATCCCGTCTCGCCCCGGCCCGCACCCTCCCTGACCACGCGCGAGCGTGCCGCCCTGAAGGCCCGCGCACATGCGCTCGAGCCGGTGGTCCGGGTCGGCCACGCCGGTGTGACAGACGCGATGGTGGCCGAGATCGATCGCGCGCTCGAGGCGCATGAACTGATCAAGGTGAAGATCGGCGAAGGCGATCGCGATGCCCGTGTCGCCCATGCCGAGGCGATTTCCGTCCGGACGGGAGCGGCCGTCGTGCAGCGCGTGGGCCGCGTGCTGATCCTGTGGCGGCCGCGGCCGGAACTAATGCCTCATGCCTGA
- a CDS encoding dienelactone hydrolase family protein: MCEQDQFEKDRQEYEARGLVTRRQFGVLVGAGMTMILPRVVGAVAVTESDVTITTPDGTADCYFVHPASGTAPAVLIWPDIFGLRPSFRQMGKRLAESGYAVLVVNPFYRVKKAPTAEQGGATPIDQVRPLAQGLNETTQLTDAKAFIGWLDQQAAVAKNKKVGTQGYCMGGPMAFRTAVAMPGRIGAVASFHGGGLVTTAPNSPHTQAAATSAQFLIAIAENDDARAPDDKTTLKDTFAKANRPAEIEVYAAAHGWCPPDSRVYNEPLAEKAWSRLLALYTKALV, translated from the coding sequence ATGTGTGAACAGGATCAATTCGAGAAGGATCGCCAGGAGTACGAGGCGCGAGGCCTGGTCACGCGCCGCCAGTTCGGCGTGCTCGTCGGCGCGGGGATGACGATGATCCTGCCGCGGGTGGTGGGGGCGGTTGCGGTGACGGAATCGGATGTGACGATTACCACACCCGACGGCACCGCCGACTGCTACTTCGTCCATCCGGCGAGCGGGACCGCCCCTGCCGTGCTGATCTGGCCGGACATCTTCGGCCTGCGGCCGTCGTTCCGGCAGATGGGCAAGCGGCTGGCCGAATCGGGTTATGCCGTGCTGGTGGTCAACCCGTTCTACCGCGTCAAGAAGGCGCCGACGGCGGAACAGGGCGGCGCGACGCCGATCGATCAGGTGAGGCCGCTGGCGCAGGGGCTGAACGAGACGACGCAACTGACCGACGCGAAGGCCTTCATCGGCTGGCTGGATCAGCAGGCCGCGGTCGCGAAGAACAAGAAGGTCGGGACGCAGGGCTACTGCATGGGCGGTCCGATGGCGTTCCGGACTGCGGTGGCGATGCCGGGCCGAATTGGCGCGGTCGCCTCGTTCCATGGCGGTGGGCTGGTCACCACGGCACCCAACAGTCCGCACACGCAGGCGGCGGCGACGAGTGCACAGTTCCTCATCGCCATCGCGGAGAACGACGACGCGCGGGCGCCCGACGACAAGACGACGCTGAAGGACACGTTTGCCAAGGCCAACCGTCCCGCGGAGATCGAGGTCTATGCCGCGGCACATGGCTGGTGTCCACCCGACTCTCGGGTCTACAACGAACCGCTGGCCGAGAAGGCGTGGAGTCGCCTGCTGGCGCTCTATACCAAGGCGCTGGTATAG
- a CDS encoding enolase C-terminal domain-like protein, translating into MNRRDALRKLAAGPMVAGTGILAGHDVLAQAPVVPPAPRGLPVIRVKDVQVVLTAPNGIRLVVVKVITDQPGLYGWGCATFTQRALVVQTAIDQYLRPFLIGRRVDEIEDIWQSMYVSSYWRNGPVLFNAMSGVDIALWDILGKRAGLPLHQLLGGKVRHGADCYYHASGRDFTEVTDNAKKGIAAGFRHVRVQGGVPGLATYGARSDAPASGSAADVVGPTNPRAIWESAPYVRMLPKLFAHLRTELGDEVQLLHDVHERVQLAEAINLCKALEPYNLFFLEDPFPPEDNAWFRQLRQHTSIPIAMGELFNTVQEYLPLISERLIDFIRIHISQIGGLTPARKVAALSEFFGVRTAWHGPGDASPVAHAAQLALELSTYNFGIHEGGAFPPETREVFKGSPEQKDGYMVANDSPGHGVDVDEAVAAKFPFKPGPPNFDYSWGTTRRRDGTVIRP; encoded by the coding sequence ATGAACAGACGTGATGCGCTGCGCAAGCTGGCCGCGGGACCGATGGTGGCAGGAACCGGCATACTCGCCGGGCACGACGTGCTGGCGCAGGCACCGGTGGTGCCGCCGGCGCCGAGGGGGCTGCCGGTGATTCGCGTCAAGGACGTGCAGGTCGTCCTGACCGCGCCCAACGGCATTCGCCTCGTGGTCGTGAAGGTGATCACCGACCAGCCGGGGCTGTACGGCTGGGGCTGCGCGACGTTCACCCAACGCGCGCTCGTCGTGCAGACCGCGATCGACCAGTACCTGCGGCCATTCCTGATCGGCCGGCGGGTCGACGAGATTGAGGACATCTGGCAGTCGATGTACGTGAGCTCGTACTGGCGCAACGGCCCCGTGCTGTTCAACGCGATGAGCGGCGTCGACATCGCCCTGTGGGACATTCTCGGCAAGCGCGCCGGGCTGCCGCTGCACCAGTTGCTCGGCGGCAAGGTCCGACACGGCGCCGACTGCTACTACCACGCGAGCGGGCGGGACTTCACGGAGGTCACCGACAACGCAAAGAAGGGCATCGCGGCAGGGTTCAGGCACGTACGGGTGCAGGGCGGCGTGCCGGGGCTCGCGACCTACGGGGCGCGCAGCGACGCGCCGGCGAGCGGCTCGGCCGCCGACGTGGTCGGCCCGACCAACCCGCGGGCGATCTGGGAATCGGCCCCTTACGTACGTATGCTGCCGAAGCTGTTTGCGCACCTGCGCACCGAGCTCGGCGACGAAGTTCAGCTGCTGCACGACGTCCATGAGCGCGTACAGCTGGCCGAGGCCATCAACCTGTGCAAGGCGCTCGAGCCCTACAACCTCTTCTTCCTCGAGGATCCGTTCCCGCCCGAGGACAACGCCTGGTTCCGGCAACTGCGCCAACACACGAGCATCCCGATCGCGATGGGCGAGTTGTTCAACACGGTGCAGGAGTACCTGCCGCTGATTTCCGAGCGCCTGATCGACTTCATCCGCATCCACATCTCGCAGATCGGCGGCCTCACGCCGGCACGCAAGGTGGCCGCGCTCTCCGAGTTCTTCGGCGTGCGTACCGCATGGCACGGGCCCGGCGATGCGTCACCGGTGGCGCACGCGGCGCAGCTCGCCCTCGAGCTCTCGACCTACAACTTCGGCATCCACGAAGGCGGCGCATTTCCGCCGGAGACGCGCGAGGTGTTCAAGGGCTCGCCCGAGCAGAAGGACGGGTACATGGTCGCCAACGACTCGCCCGGTCACGGCGTCGACGTTGACGAGGCCGTCGCGGCGAAGTTCCCGTTCAAGCCGGGTCCGCCCAACTTCGACTACTCGTGGGGCACCACGCGGCGGCGGGACGGGACCGTCATCCGTCCGTGA